In Gopherus flavomarginatus isolate rGopFla2 chromosome 5, rGopFla2.mat.asm, whole genome shotgun sequence, one DNA window encodes the following:
- the LSP1 gene encoding lymphocyte-specific protein 1 isoform X2 has protein sequence MTSAILRRNSSKQGLQNLIRLTAQWSVEDEEEAARERRRREREKQQRSQAEDGLNNTNSFSESGLSAQENQFDFKPSGTSELEEDEGFSDWSQKLEQRKQRWAAEGTQEGERTSPREWTQAQEAEPTCREERSPRHSYEEEDSGLREAEVKLEQVQLNQEAPEEIPGENEEMRQEPLETEEPQQLFEEECIQEQKQEEEEEEKAGQEEKKRRRNEEEETPEKRQKAPSTSSVEGEEDEQCDGQSPTSSTTIIDRTESLNRSIKKSNSVKKTQPLLPVSKIDDRLEQYTHAIETSEKVQKLVRQSSLELATTSMVVASTKSLWETGEVAAQSSVKSPSCKDIVAGDIVNKRSMWEQKGTPKNEGNIKTTASGKKYKFVATGHGQYKKVLIDDATEQ, from the exons GCTGACAGCACAGTGGAGtgtggaggatgaggaggaggcagcgagAGAGCGGCGTAGAAGGGAACGGGAGAAACAGCAGCGGTCCCAGGCAGAAGATGGTTTGAACAACACCAACTCCTTCTCAGAGAGTGGGCTGTCAGCCCAGGAAAACCA GTTTGACTTTAAGCCTTCAGGGACCTCAGAGCTGGaagaggatgaggggttcagcgACTGGTCTCAGAAGCTCGAGCAGCGCAAACAGAGGTGGGCTGCAGAGGGGACACAAGAGGGGGAGCGAACATCCCCCAGGGAATGGACACAGGCCCAGGAAGCAGAACCTACTTGCAGAGAAGAAAG GTCTCCAAGACACTCCTATGAGGAAGAGGACAGTGGTCTGAGGGAAGCTGAAGTCAAGCTGGAGCAGGTCCAGCTGAATCAGGAGGCCCCGGAGGAGATTCCTGGGGAAAACGAGGAGATGAGGCAGGAGCCACTGGAGACGGAGGAGCCTCAGCAACTTTTTGAGGAAGAATGCATTCAAGAgcagaagcaagaagaagaggaggaggagaaagctgGGCAGGAG GAGAAAAAGAGGAGaaggaatgaggaggaggagacaccAGAAAAACGCCAGAAAGCACCGAGCACCTCCAGCGTGGAAGGGGAAGAGGATGAACAATGTGATGGCCAGTCCCCAACGAGTTCCACAACA ATCATCGATCGAACTGAATCCCTGAACCGCTCCATAAAGAAAAG CAACAGTGTGAAGAAGACTCAGCCACTACTTCCTGTTTCCAAGATTGATGACAGACTGGAGCAGTACACTCATGCCATCGAG ACATCCGAGAAGGTTCAGAAACTCGTCCGACAATCTTCCCTTGAACTTGCCACCACAAGCATGGTTGTAGCCAGCACAAAAAGCCTCTGGGAGACTGGAGAGGTTGCAGCTCAATCCTCTGTTAAGTCACCATCCTGTAAG GATATTGTGGCTGGAGATATTGTGAATAAGCGAAGCATGTGGGAACAGAAGGGTACCCCCAAAAATGAAGGCAACATCAAG ACCACCGCTTCTGGCAAGAAGTACAAGTTTGTAGCGACTGGACATGGCCAGTACAAGAAGGTGTTGATAGATGATGCAACAGAGCAATAG
- the PRR33 gene encoding proline-rich protein 33, translated as MLITVTPPYEPASLHPQIPPPAILPKPGKDNLKLQKLLKKVAKKNAPLASQQAKSFQSNLSPVSEASPDLEHNECSSPLKTPETSTHITIRLPPRFSIKPVIHHVSSPFPKAKTFTLKVTEQRRISEHLKLSVSPAASPVHGKSPWKPKGMTKPDTPTQLPSPQAHSIFIFPDPPVSISPVIEAPVEVTHVTKVHARVHSVQAPRAKTLLPDQLSTALSSEDRQPLAANTDKSHSETPPWLAPVILNGDETGAATPKSKDPMLPTTTARPPYKTLKSSTPREPVGTAFPSPRMLDPQFSRPETPGSDRARSRTEWVPELPEPHSKSLRPMTPHTAQKQEATVPADNTKAFPTEAKEELVIQPQPTATIPSTSPFPKAEFPPLSVDKARPLTAKLSGWSRLKKHLTVEPEGCQFPETEQAKPEQGEAGSKAESSQGNANQDNRLIKSRATKMWDAILYQMTALKRRKQQEEEKGIRKEEGFSFQCRLPLLHRPCFDARKLKELASKPMTKITTMLESSLLRRKTPEETKNFNRTASGWQFK; from the coding sequence ATGCTGATCACTGTAACACCACCTTATGAACCAGCATCCCTCCATCCACAAATTCCACCCCCTGCCATACTTCCGAAACCTGGAAAGGACAATCTTAAGCTCCAGAAACTCTTGAAGAAAGTTGCAAAGAAGAATGCACCACTAGCCTCCCAGCAAGCCAAATCGTTCCAGTCCAACCTCTCCCCAGTGAGCGAGGCCAGCCCAGACCTAGAGCACAACGAGTGCTCATCtccgctgaagaccccagaaaCGTCAACGCACATCACCATCCGTCTCCCTCCCCGGTTCTCCATCAAGCCAGTCATCCACCACGTCTCATCTCCTTTCCCGAAGGCCAAGACATTCACACTCAAAGTAACCGAGCAGAGGAGAATCTCTGAACACCTCAAGCTCTCAGTCTCTCCAGCAGCATCACCTGTGCACGGGAAGTCCCCATGGAAACCAAAAGGAATGACAAAACCAGACACACCCACCCAGCTGCCCTCTCCACAGGCACATTCTATATTCATTTTCCCTGACCCTCCTGTTTCCATCTCACCTGTCATAGAAGCCCCAGTGGAGGTTACTCATGTTACCAAAGTGCATGCACGTGTCCATAGTGTGCAGGCACCCAGAGCGAAGACCCTTTTACCAGACCAGTTGTCTACAGCCCTCAGCAGTGAGGACAGGCAGCCATTGGCAGCCAATACAGACAAAAGCCATTCAGAGACACCTCCATGGCTGGCACCAGTCATTCTCAATGGTGATGAGACTGGAGCTGCTACTCCCAAATCAAAGGACCCCATGCTTCCCACCACGACAGCAAGGCCCCCCTACAAAACCCTTAAGTCTTCAACTCCCAGAGAGCCTGTTGGGACTGCTTTCCCCAGTCCTCGGATGCTGGATCCTCAATTCAGTAGACCAGAAACCCCAGGAAGTGACAGAGCAAGATCCAGAACAGAGTGGGTTCCTGAACTTCCTGAGCCACACAGCAAAAGCCTAAGGCCAATGACTCCCCATACAGCTCAGAAGCAAGAGGCCACAGTGCCAGCTGACAATACAAAGGCTTTCCCCACAGAAGCCAAGGAAGAGCTGGTCATTCAACCACAGCCAACAGCTACCATTCCCAGTACCAGTCCTTTCCCCAAAGCTGAGTTTCCACCACTATCTGTGGATAAGGCCAGACCTCTTACAGCCAAGCTTAGTGGATGGTCTCGCCTCAAGAAGCACTTAACAGTGGAACCAGAGGGGTGCCAATTCCCAGAAACTGAGCAAGCCAAGCCTGAACAGGGGGAAGCAGGAAGTAAAGCAGAAAGCTCTCAAGGTAATGCCAACCAAGACAACAGGCTGATTAAATCAAGGGCCACCAAAATGTGGGATGCCATTTTATATCAGATGACAGCCCTCAAGAGGAGAAAGCAGCAAGAGGAAGAAAAAGGGATAAGGAAAGAGGAGGGATTCTCATTCCAGTGCCGCTTGCCCCTTCTCCACAGGCCATGTTTTGATGCCCGGAAACTGAAGGAGCTAGCTTCCAAACCAATGACAAAGATCACCACCATGTTAGAATCAAGTCTGCTCCGCCGCAAGACACCTGAGGAGACCAAGAATTTTAACAGGACTGCATCAGGGTGGCAGTTCAAGTGA
- the LSP1 gene encoding lymphocyte-specific protein 1 isoform X3 produces MSDSEECHGDPESKNQEGEEPPMDSERFDFKPSGTSELEEDEGFSDWSQKLEQRKQRWAAEGTQEGERTSPREWTQAQEAEPTCREERSPRHSYEEEDSGLREAEVKLEQVQLNQEAPEEIPGENEEMRQEPLETEEPQQLFEEECIQEQKQEEEEEEKAGQEEKKRRRNEEEETPEKRQKAPSTSSVEGEEDEQCDGQSPTSSTTIIDRTESLNRSIKKSNSVKKTQPLLPVSKIDDRLEQYTHAIETSEKVQKLVRQSSLELATTSMVVASTKSLWETGEVAAQSSVKSPSCKDIVAGDIVNKRSMWEQKGTPKNEGNIKTTASGKKYKFVATGHGQYKKVLIDDATEQ; encoded by the exons GTTTGACTTTAAGCCTTCAGGGACCTCAGAGCTGGaagaggatgaggggttcagcgACTGGTCTCAGAAGCTCGAGCAGCGCAAACAGAGGTGGGCTGCAGAGGGGACACAAGAGGGGGAGCGAACATCCCCCAGGGAATGGACACAGGCCCAGGAAGCAGAACCTACTTGCAGAGAAGAAAG GTCTCCAAGACACTCCTATGAGGAAGAGGACAGTGGTCTGAGGGAAGCTGAAGTCAAGCTGGAGCAGGTCCAGCTGAATCAGGAGGCCCCGGAGGAGATTCCTGGGGAAAACGAGGAGATGAGGCAGGAGCCACTGGAGACGGAGGAGCCTCAGCAACTTTTTGAGGAAGAATGCATTCAAGAgcagaagcaagaagaagaggaggaggagaaagctgGGCAGGAG GAGAAAAAGAGGAGaaggaatgaggaggaggagacaccAGAAAAACGCCAGAAAGCACCGAGCACCTCCAGCGTGGAAGGGGAAGAGGATGAACAATGTGATGGCCAGTCCCCAACGAGTTCCACAACA ATCATCGATCGAACTGAATCCCTGAACCGCTCCATAAAGAAAAG CAACAGTGTGAAGAAGACTCAGCCACTACTTCCTGTTTCCAAGATTGATGACAGACTGGAGCAGTACACTCATGCCATCGAG ACATCCGAGAAGGTTCAGAAACTCGTCCGACAATCTTCCCTTGAACTTGCCACCACAAGCATGGTTGTAGCCAGCACAAAAAGCCTCTGGGAGACTGGAGAGGTTGCAGCTCAATCCTCTGTTAAGTCACCATCCTGTAAG GATATTGTGGCTGGAGATATTGTGAATAAGCGAAGCATGTGGGAACAGAAGGGTACCCCCAAAAATGAAGGCAACATCAAG ACCACCGCTTCTGGCAAGAAGTACAAGTTTGTAGCGACTGGACATGGCCAGTACAAGAAGGTGTTGATAGATGATGCAACAGAGCAATAG
- the LSP1 gene encoding lymphocyte-specific protein 1 isoform X1 — protein sequence MSDSEECHGDPESKNQEGEEPPMDSERLTAQWSVEDEEEAARERRRREREKQQRSQAEDGLNNTNSFSESGLSAQENQFDFKPSGTSELEEDEGFSDWSQKLEQRKQRWAAEGTQEGERTSPREWTQAQEAEPTCREERSPRHSYEEEDSGLREAEVKLEQVQLNQEAPEEIPGENEEMRQEPLETEEPQQLFEEECIQEQKQEEEEEEKAGQEEKKRRRNEEEETPEKRQKAPSTSSVEGEEDEQCDGQSPTSSTTIIDRTESLNRSIKKSNSVKKTQPLLPVSKIDDRLEQYTHAIETSEKVQKLVRQSSLELATTSMVVASTKSLWETGEVAAQSSVKSPSCKDIVAGDIVNKRSMWEQKGTPKNEGNIKTTASGKKYKFVATGHGQYKKVLIDDATEQ from the exons GCTGACAGCACAGTGGAGtgtggaggatgaggaggaggcagcgagAGAGCGGCGTAGAAGGGAACGGGAGAAACAGCAGCGGTCCCAGGCAGAAGATGGTTTGAACAACACCAACTCCTTCTCAGAGAGTGGGCTGTCAGCCCAGGAAAACCA GTTTGACTTTAAGCCTTCAGGGACCTCAGAGCTGGaagaggatgaggggttcagcgACTGGTCTCAGAAGCTCGAGCAGCGCAAACAGAGGTGGGCTGCAGAGGGGACACAAGAGGGGGAGCGAACATCCCCCAGGGAATGGACACAGGCCCAGGAAGCAGAACCTACTTGCAGAGAAGAAAG GTCTCCAAGACACTCCTATGAGGAAGAGGACAGTGGTCTGAGGGAAGCTGAAGTCAAGCTGGAGCAGGTCCAGCTGAATCAGGAGGCCCCGGAGGAGATTCCTGGGGAAAACGAGGAGATGAGGCAGGAGCCACTGGAGACGGAGGAGCCTCAGCAACTTTTTGAGGAAGAATGCATTCAAGAgcagaagcaagaagaagaggaggaggagaaagctgGGCAGGAG GAGAAAAAGAGGAGaaggaatgaggaggaggagacaccAGAAAAACGCCAGAAAGCACCGAGCACCTCCAGCGTGGAAGGGGAAGAGGATGAACAATGTGATGGCCAGTCCCCAACGAGTTCCACAACA ATCATCGATCGAACTGAATCCCTGAACCGCTCCATAAAGAAAAG CAACAGTGTGAAGAAGACTCAGCCACTACTTCCTGTTTCCAAGATTGATGACAGACTGGAGCAGTACACTCATGCCATCGAG ACATCCGAGAAGGTTCAGAAACTCGTCCGACAATCTTCCCTTGAACTTGCCACCACAAGCATGGTTGTAGCCAGCACAAAAAGCCTCTGGGAGACTGGAGAGGTTGCAGCTCAATCCTCTGTTAAGTCACCATCCTGTAAG GATATTGTGGCTGGAGATATTGTGAATAAGCGAAGCATGTGGGAACAGAAGGGTACCCCCAAAAATGAAGGCAACATCAAG ACCACCGCTTCTGGCAAGAAGTACAAGTTTGTAGCGACTGGACATGGCCAGTACAAGAAGGTGTTGATAGATGATGCAACAGAGCAATAG